ATCCTCTCGTCTGCGCTTTCATAAAGCTAATCCTGATTATTTCATTCTGCGTTAATTGTTTCACGTGAAACATTACGATCTATCTCTACATAGCGATCATCCACCGGAAGCACCCCCTCGAATATTTCTATATTCTAAGATGCCCTAAATGTAGTCGTTACTGATGAACGTTCTTGTAGAACATACTCATAACAGTGTGCTAAGTCATCTAGATGAGTTACAGCTGGACCCAATGAAGCCTAGTTTACTTGTTTTGGGTTAAAAAAAGATCCTTTTTCATGTTTCACGTGAAACATTCTTTAGTGGACACATCTGAAGCAGTGAACAGCTCTCTTATGGCTCGGTTCGGTTGTCCCCCAACTCCCACATCAGGGGGATTCTCGCCATTCCGGATTATTTCAGAGACATAATCTGTGCTGTGTAATCGATAACTCATGTAATCTTCATGCATTTGCAAGAATCAGGATACCCCTATCGATATTTCTAAGGAAAGGGAGGAAACCGAACGGTTTAGAAAGCCGAGAAGATCGAGACAAAGGATAGACACAATAAACTGCCTGGGAGTAAGAGAAACACATAAATGAGTACAGCAAGAGATGCATAACTTCGACTGTCGAGTAAGGGACGTATGTAAACGCATAGATCCCCCAGCAACGAAAGTTGAACATCTCCCGAGACTCTTAATGCAACAATAGAAAGAGATGTCAGTATATCCAACTCAGATATAGGGCACCATACAATCATTCCAATACTACTTGGACGGCAACATCAGGTTACAATGAAACCTTCTGCACAACAAACCCGAATAAGTACTTTGATGTGCATTACATTCAAAATATATAATTTCTTTATTTTAAATAATCTAATTGTATATAGCCAGTTCTGACTGTTGTCTACGGCGTTGTCTAAAACTAGAGTATCAAAAATCCTAAGAATGTTTGAGGTGAAAGCATACACGAGTCAGACAATAAAAATCACAAGAGTGCTTGCTTTCCTCTTAATCTAATACTCCATTCACCTCGAATGAATATCGGCTAAGCCGCTGTCTAGAAAAGGCCTACTTAGATCTGATAGAGCTTAATCGATTATCTCTAATCAGGTATTCGATAAGACTCTGTGTTGAATACTGATAATTGATTATCTTACGTAGCCTATTCTTGTCTTTAGGTTGAGCAACATCTCAGGCATCAAAGTCATTAAATAAGGTCATATCAGTGTTGTACTTTAGTGTTTATCCACGAGAACCACGTGGGTATCATCAAGCCCAGGTGCGATTGGAGCTCGGCAAACCCGTGGATTCTCTCCATGATATTTCTTTATCTCTTTGGCAGCCTTATCGAGCTCTGCCTGTGCCGAACGACCCTTAAGTGCGATAAGCTGACCTTGCGATCTCAAAAGAGGCAAGGTCCATCCGGCGAGCTTTGTCATTGGGGCTACAGCTCGGCATGTCACGACATCAAAAGTCTGCGGAATTGGATGATTGGATTCGACGCCTGTTAGGCCTGCTCCAACCGTCTCCGAGGAGTTTTGACTCTTTACTCCTTGTTGGCTTTCAGCATTCCTAGCTGCGACCGAATTTAAAGAACCACCACGGCCGTATGTCGAAGCAGGCTGTTTCTCGTTGAGACGACGACCATGACGACGACTCTGTGAACCCTTTTTGTTGTGCCTCATCGAAGCCTTAGAGGGTTGTGGAACCAGATCCTCTGCACGCTTGCGAAACACAAACGCATTAGCCAGGTGCAACTCGTCAACGACTTCCTGCAGCCAGGTTACACGCCGCTCCATCGGCTCGACCAGAACAACATTGCACTGCGGTAGGCAGGCAGCCAGTACAATACCAGGGAAGCCTCCACCGGAACCTATATCCGCCACCGTTGCCGTGCGAGAGTCAGTGTTCAATTGCTCACGCACGAACGGCACAATAGCCGCTGAATTGAGTATGTGCCGCTCCCAAATAATACCTTCATCGCGAGGGCCAATGATTCCCCTCTCCACACCCTCGTGCAAGAGCTTGTCGTGGAAACGCTGCATGGGCACCAGGGCATCGCCGAGCACCTGCCTCAAGAGGGGACTATTGTTCAGCACATCATCCACAACAGCCATTTACACTCCTCACTTCACGTTCGAAGCCCAGTCAATCACAGCCACAGACTATGACAACGGCATACTGTCTGGTATCCAGCGAGAATTCACACTGCCGGAACCGAAAACTGCTGGATTTCTAAGACCATTACCACCATACGGTTTTCAACCGCAAAAGGGCATCAAGAGTCATACATCAGTATCCTATCGAACAGCATGGGAGGCAGTCCCTTAAACAAGATCATCGACCAGGCACAATCCGAATTAAGCAGCATGGCGAACCAAGAACCCTCATGAGCCGAACAACACTAGGCACCTGCCAAATAATACACTGGCAAATAGCACAACACACTTGGTTAGAAAGCATGCATGACCGCGCCAAACGATGGAACAATCCAAAGGGGCCAACGTCATAAGTTCTTCATCAGCCCATAACCCTGCATGACTCTATAGTCACTCCATGTCGGTATCCATAGAATCGCCATCATCTGTGTAATCAACCGAATCATCAGCCTGATCTGTTTCATCCGCGTCCAACGGGGCATCATATCCGACAGGTTCGTCCTCAGCATCGTCAGGCAGGTCTTCGTCTTCGCTCCTGGCCTTCAGGTAGACAGTGACATAACGGTGGGGTTCCTCGCCGTGGGAGCGTGACTTCAGCCCCTCCTCGCGGACCATGTCATGGACGATCTTGCGCTCGAAAGAGTTCATAGGCTTCATATTGACGGGATCGCCGGTCTCACGAACCTCGTCAATCACATCCAGGGCCTGCTCACGAAGATGTTCGCGCTTGCGCCGCAGGAAACCATCCACATCCACAATCAGATGGGAGCGCTCCCCTATCTTCTGCTGCACGGCCAAGCGTGTCAGCTGCTGAAGAGCATCGACCACCTCGCCATCCTTGCCGATCAGATGCTTAATGTCCGTATCGTCGTCAGCCACAATCTGCACGGTCGGACGGTGGTTGCGCACCCCCATCTCGATATCGCCCTCGTAATCGACGATGTCCAGCAACCCCTCCAGATAGTCGGCGGCGACATCCGCCTCCTCATTGAGTTGCTCGATGGTCTTTCCCTGGTCCAGAGACTGAGACATCTATGCTCTCCTTACACGCGTTTACATCCGATTCATAACCTCAGGTCCACTGGATTCCTGGTCACCAATCGAGTGTCCAGTATTGAGGATACACGGACGTGATGATTGCAGATTACTCCAGTATTCGCCCGACCGAAAGCCGGGTCACCACGCCGGCCTCCACCGCCAGTAGCCGCATCAACGGCCGCGACGTTTGCGATGGGGCTGGGAACGCTGGTGGGAGATGTTCTTGTTGTTGCGGGCTTCCTCTTCCAACCTCTTGGCCTCCATCAACTGCTCCTCCTCCAAAGAGGGCAGCCCCTGGCGCTTGCGGCGGGCATTCTCACGGCGATGGTCACGCTCTTCCTTGCTCTCTGCGGCCGGCGAGCCAGGAGTGGGCATATGGCGGACCTGGAAGAGGGTTCGGCCCAGATTCCAAAGGTTGTTGGTCAGCCAGTAAATCAGCACTGCGAAGGGGAAGTATATGCCCGAGAAGATGTACATGACCGGGAAGATGAAGGCCATCATCTGCTGCAACTTGTACTGCTGTCCCTGCATGGCCGACCTCGGCATGTTCCGTCGAACATTATGGAACTGCGAGTAGAACATGGCCAGGCACATGAGCACGATGAAGACCACAATGACTATGCGGCCCGCACCTTGGGCGGACATGAAGTTGTCCGAAATCCGCAGCCCGAAAAAGGTAGTCTCTTCGAATTCCCGCGCCACCTGTCGATTGAAGGCTCCCAGAGGTGCCCGCTTGCCACGGGCGATGAAGGGCACAGCCGAAAGCACGTAGAACATGGTCATGAAGACCGGGCCCTGGACCAACGCAGGCAGACAGGACCCCATAGGGTTGGCATGATTGTCCTGGTAGACCTTCATGGTCTCCCGACTCATGGCCTCTCGGCTTGCTGGATCCTTCTTGTTGCGGTATTTGTTCTGGATCTTCATCAGTTTGGGCTGCAGGGCCTGCATCTTTTGCATGGATCGCAGCTGCTTGATGAAGAGCGGCAGGACACACAGGT
The window above is part of the Bifidobacterium asteroides DSM 20089 genome. Proteins encoded here:
- a CDS encoding 16S rRNA (guanine(527)-N(7))-methyltransferase RsmG; this encodes MAVVDDVLNNSPLLRQVLGDALVPMQRFHDKLLHEGVERGIIGPRDEGIIWERHILNSAAIVPFVREQLNTDSRTATVADIGSGGGFPGIVLAACLPQCNVVLVEPMERRVTWLQEVVDELHLANAFVFRKRAEDLVPQPSKASMRHNKKGSQSRRHGRRLNEKQPASTYGRGGSLNSVAARNAESQQGVKSQNSSETVGAGLTGVESNHPIPQTFDVVTCRAVAPMTKLAGWTLPLLRSQGQLIALKGRSAQAELDKAAKEIKKYHGENPRVCRAPIAPGLDDTHVVLVDKH
- a CDS encoding protein jag; this encodes MSQSLDQGKTIEQLNEEADVAADYLEGLLDIVDYEGDIEMGVRNHRPTVQIVADDDTDIKHLIGKDGEVVDALQQLTRLAVQQKIGERSHLIVDVDGFLRRKREHLREQALDVIDEVRETGDPVNMKPMNSFERKIVHDMVREEGLKSRSHGEEPHRYVTVYLKARSEDEDLPDDAEDEPVGYDAPLDADETDQADDSVDYTDDGDSMDTDME
- the yidC gene encoding membrane protein insertase YidC, coding for MFQNNDTFTFDTGIYGFFYKILYPIEWLMTYIMTYCHKFLTLIGFHKGPGVAWALSVVMLVLVVNLCVLPLFIKQLRSMQKMQALQPKLMKIQNKYRNKKDPASREAMSRETMKVYQDNHANPMGSCLPALVQGPVFMTMFYVLSAVPFIARGKRAPLGAFNRQVAREFEETTFFGLRISDNFMSAQGAGRIVIVVFIVLMCLAMFYSQFHNVRRNMPRSAMQGQQYKLQQMMAFIFPVMYIFSGIYFPFAVLIYWLTNNLWNLGRTLFQVRHMPTPGSPAAESKEERDHRRENARRKRQGLPSLEEEQLMEAKRLEEEARNNKNISHQRSQPHRKRRGR